TCAATCGGTACAACCGAGTGGCGCGTTGTTCTCTAATTTacatttccgtttatttctctcttcttctcacCATCGGCGATCGACGGAGCGGTGTCTTCTTTAACGAATTCACGACGTTTATCGGCATCCTGTGCACCGTACAGATCCAGATCCTTCCCGAGGTAACAAACAGCCGCGTCGAACAGCACTCCTATCATCGAGAATGCTGAAAATCGTTTTCGGTAATtgtgaatgaaaattaatggaGAAGATATTATTGTACGCGAACGAGGAACCTACGATAACAAGTGTGTACTGTGAGAAATGTCGTTGTACTCGGATAAATGTTAGAAACTGCGTGGTTTCTATGCTTCGTTTATTATCATAGGTTTCTAAATTACGTATAGTACTTTTAAGTTAATTTTAATCGGGTTAGTGGTCGAAAGATTACTCTTTAACGAAATGcttctttcgaataattatttgacACGTTAACCCCTTCAGAGTCTCGTGTAGGGTAGTACTTTGAGTATCGACTGTAACATTAATTCGTTCAAATTGCAACGAAAGATACTTCAACACCATCCACTCTATTTTGACTCTATTACGTCTCTTATGGTTCATAATATATACCTTTCATTGCGCATTTGTTCTTAGAATCGAATTCATGGTTACGACAATCAACTCGCACAAAACGATACTATTGcgatataaatttacaaaataagagTAAATAGAAAGAATGACTTCTCCGTTATTTAGAGTTTCGTGTTAACGTTCCGTAACCGCGATATTTCTGCGCCGTAAGATAAACAAAATCTGAAAGAGTTAAGAAGTCTCGATCGaaaagtttcatttttgtttctttaattaGCGAGACGAACTTACCCGCGGACGTTATGTTGACCAAATATCGGAAATTCCGTCCGTGATGGAACCAACAGTTCCCTCTGGTGCCACAGGACTCTTCCCAGATCAAGCAAGTCGAGTCAATGATGGCTCCGTAAATAATTGGACCCGGTATCagcgcgaacaaagaaatcatCATCAACGTGATACCCTGCGCGAAGTTTTTGTCTTTCTTTTCGACGCTGCGATAATTTACCAGGACGTTACCAATTTTTCCGGAACACGCTAGCGATTCTATAATGCAAGTGAGAACCATGAAGAGGACGTAAGGACGGCTGCAGTCGCTGGTGCAGGGCCCGGCCCTGACTTTGTCGTAGTTCACGGTATGAGGATCGCTCCGATAGATCGATTGGGTGACCAACGGCTTACTGTCAGCATCGTAGCCGAAGAGCAAGCCAAGACCGGACGAATCGGGGTTCAGCGGAAGGCAGCTACAATTCCCAAATTCCTTGTCGTTGATTATTGCCCGACAACCTGCGTGACAGGCCGAGAAAAATGTTGTTCTCGATGCCTCGTGACAAACGGGCGAGTATTTAACACCGTCGCAGTTGCAGCCGCGGTTGCAACTGAACGTTAGATTCATTCTGAAAGGAACAATCGAACAGCTAAATAACATCTCGTGAATGAGAAACAATTCTTAGCGATTTAACGGTCGATTATTAAACAAAGATTATTCAGATTGACACATCGTTGGGTTTACTTGTTGAAttcttctgtattcgaatattcgaacattcgaatgatTCAAAGTACTCGTACAGttgttctgtattcgaatattcgaacactcgaataatTCAAACTACTCGTACAGTtctgtactcgaatattcgaacactcgagtaaTTCAAACTACTCGTAAGGttgttctgtattcgaatattcgaacactcgagtaaTTCAAACTACTCGTACAGttgttctgtattcgaatattcgaacactcgaataattcaaactactcgaataatttaaacTACTCGTACAATTCTtctgtactcgaatattcgaacactcgagtaattcgaatacATTTTATCGTGAGCGATCAAATAATTTCGAGGTGTCTAAAACTAATCCTCGATAAAGATGAAAACGTACTCACTGCATAGTCTCTAAGTCGACGCCCTTGATGCCAATGTCGGAGCAACCGAGGAATATGAAGAGTATCTGACCGGCAACGAAACAGACGCCAACGAACACGTTCCATGCGAGCAGTGGTCTAGGACCAGGCTTGAATTTGCTAATTGTCAGTCCGGAGAATAAAAATCCCAATACCATACCAACCAGCGATATCGGACCTTCAAGAAGAAAAATTCGTTAGAATCAGAGCTGAAATTCCGTATTTGAATTTTCGGGCGACTCAACGATTGAAATATTCAGcgaatactattcaagtactattcgaatacttgatttCGTGATTCTTCGCGTATTTTAGTATTGGATACTTTTATGCACcgatcgagtatttgaatatttgtagtATCTGGATATTAAGATATGGTGGTTACGTGTATAATGtgtaattatttgaataatattattcgaataatgatattcaaataatgatatttgaataatgatattcaaataatgatattcgaataatgacattagaataatgatattcgaataattcgaaacagTTGCGATCCTAATAAGAATTATTACTCAAGTTAATAATTACCATAAAGTTTACATTTTGCGAATATACCCATCTTTAAAACTGACTCACCTGCAATGACTGTACCACCGGCAGCCGATGTACTATATTGAACCTCGAGATATTTCGCCAAAAATGTTATATAAGCCGATGCACCCAACACGTAAAACACCCCGCTTAGATTGTTGAACGTCAAGAGCCAGTTTGTTAACAACCTTTTCATCGCAGTCGGAAATTCTCGGATAGTTGGGATATACTCCGTTTCGAGCGATTTCCTCGGTTCCATCGGCGTCATATATTGCTCTTGCGCGGTCAGGTGTAGTTTCAATGGTATATTACCGTCCTACGGAATGCATGCAAAATATCATTGCATcgttaaaagaataaaataaataaaaatacatttattatcCAAACTGGTCCAAGGACAGAATGTACGATACGTTGTGTAAATGTTACGATATATGATACAATAGTTTCTATTTAATTAACGACAGTTTAATGCTTGGATCGAAACTGTTgaacaattttgtaatatttaaagtTTAACATTTTCGATTCATGCGTTGAactgttgttcaaagttgaacgaTTTCGAGGTATTTAAAGTTTGACTTTACCTTTATGGCAGTGTCATTTGTAGTGTCCTTCGTAGTGTCCTTCGATGTTGGCAGATCTCGTGGGAACATGGCTATCAAAGTAGCAAACATGCCCATCGTAGCACCTAAAATGATCCAACCGAGCCACCATGCGCCCAACCACCGTGGATCGTTTTTGGTGATCACGGGATGCAAGCTGGGATCTATGTACAGGCTGAGGCAACCGTAACCCAACAAGAATCCTATTGCCGGACCGACTGTTCTCAGAGCAAATGTGAAACCTGatcgataaatttcattataaaaCATTATTCGTTTACTCGTGCATCCTTGTTATTCTTAATTCTCACTCGCAAGTACTTGGCGCGAAATATCACAGACGTGTCGATGCTTAAAGAATAAATGCATAGATtcttaaaaaaaatgatacatcGTCTGATGAATTGTCAAACTATcgaaaacgaaataataataGTCAAAATATATACTAATATTAGATAAAACATTGCAGGGTGAAAAAGGACATTAATGCTCCACAAAGAAACAGAAGACGTATAATATTGTCAAGTCGATGAAAGGAAacaaaacgatcgataaatattaataataaaaaaaaaagaataagaatACTGTTACGTCCATTATTAATCCAATTATCGAACATTTTATCTACGTGCTTATCAATATCGTTTTCAATATAACAGTCATCGACTTTCGTAAACAAATTGAATTCCTgagataaatatatttaaattactcCTAACGTATACTTTATCAATTAAGAAATTTACGATACAATTTGTTACATACGTAACGTGCAACGACCTAAATTTTATGAAAGCAATTTT
The sequence above is drawn from the Ptiloglossa arizonensis isolate GNS036 chromosome 1, iyPtiAriz1_principal, whole genome shotgun sequence genome and encodes:
- the Oatp33ea gene encoding organic anion transporting polypeptide 33Ea isoform X3, giving the protein MSKGCGICGIYPRWLRHRATPKNFIAVYGLLGTVQAMAFIYIVVTLTTLEKRFKIPSRTTGLILSGNEISQILSLILTYYGGSGHRPRWIAIGVGLSAFSCLILALPHFLFGPGRDALALTKEYLDQTLLNATTVPEDLAICPRVVKPERCDEERLLDVSMLPRLLVFFSQFILGIGTTLYYGLGQPYLDDNTKKKNTPMLLGFTFALRTVGPAIGFLLGYGCLSLYIDPSLHPVITKNDPRWLGAWWLGWIILGATMGMFATLIAMFPRDLPTSKDTTKDTTNDTAIKDGNIPLKLHLTAQEQYMTPMEPRKSLETEYIPTIREFPTAMKRLLTNWLLTFNNLSGVFYVLGASAYITFLAKYLEVQYSTSAAGGTVIAGPISLVGMVLGFLFSGLTISKFKPGPRPLLAWNVFVGVCFVAGQILFIFLGCSDIGIKGVDLETMQMNLTFSCNRGCNCDGVKYSPVCHEASRTTFFSACHAGCRAIINDKEFGNCSCLPLNPDSSGLGLLFGYDADSKPLVTQSIYRSDPHTVNYDKVRAGPCTSDCSRPYVLFMVLTCIIESLACSGKIGNVLVNYRSVEKKDKNFAQGITLMMISLFALIPGPIIYGAIIDSTCLIWEESCGTRGNCWFHHGRNFRYLVNITSAAFSMIGVLFDAAVCYLGKDLDLYGAQDADKRREFVKEDTAPSIADGDSSFT
- the Oatp33ea gene encoding organic anion transporting polypeptide 33Ea isoform X1, coding for MSKGCGICGIYPRWLRHRATPKNFIAVYGLLGTVQAMAFIYIVVTLTTLEKRFKIPSRTTGLILSGNEISQILSLILTYYGGSGHRPRWIAIGVGLSAFSCLILALPHFLFGPGRDALALTKEYLDQTLLNATTVPEDLAICPRVVKPERCDEERLLDVSMLPRLLVFFSQFILGIGTTLYYGLGQPYLDDNTKKKNTPMLLGFTFALRTVGPAIGFLLGYGCLSLYIDPSLHPVITKNDPRWLGAWWLGWIILGATMGMFATLIAMFPRDLPTSKDTTKDTTNDTAIKDGNIPLKLHLTAQEQYMTPMEPRKSLETEYIPTIREFPTAMKRLLTNWLLTFNNLSGVFYVLGASAYITFLAKYLEVQYSTSAAGGTVIAGPISLVGMVLGFLFSGLTISKFKPGPRPLLAWNVFVGVCFVAGQILFIFLGCSDIGIKGVDLETMQMNLTFSCNRGCNCDGVKYSPVCHEASRTTFFSACHAGCRAIINDKEFGNCSCLPLNPDSSGLGLLFGYDADSKPLVTQSIYRSDPHTVNYDKVRAGPCTSDCSRPYVLFMVLTCIIESLACSGKIGNVLVNYRSVEKKDKNFAQGITLMMISLFALIPGPIIYGAIIDSTCLIWEESCGTRGNCWFHHGRNFRYLVNITSAAFSMIGVLFDAAVCYLGKDLDLYGAQDADKRREFVKEDTAPSIADGEKKREINGNEIRVSHKTEIIREPLGT
- the Oatp33ea gene encoding organic anion transporting polypeptide 33Ea isoform X2; translation: MSKGCGICGIYPRWLRHRATPKNFIAVYGLLGTVQAMAFIYIVVTLTTLEKRFKIPSRTTGLILSGNEISQILSLILTYYGGSGHRPRWIAIGVGLSAFSCLILALPHFLFGPGRDALALTKEYLDQTLLNATTVPEDLAICPRVVKPERCDEERLLDVSMLPRLLVFFSQFILGIGTTLYYGLGQPYLDDNTKKKNTPMLLGFTFALRTVGPAIGFLLGYGCLSLYIDPSLHPVITKNDPRWLGAWWLGWIILGATMGMFATLIAMFPRDLPTSKDTTKDTTNDTAIKDGNIPLKLHLTAQEQYMTPMEPRKSLETEYIPTIREFPTAMKRLLTNWLLTFNNLSGVFYVLGASAYITFLAKYLEVQYSTSAAGGTVIAGPISLVGMVLGFLFSGLTISKFKPGPRPLLAWNVFVGVCFVAGQILFIFLGCSDIGIKGVDLETMQMNLTFSCNRGCNCDGVKYSPVCHEASRTTFFSACHAGCRAIINDKEFGNCSCLPLNPDSSGLGLLFGYDADSKPLVTQSIYRSDPHTVNYDKVRAGPCTSDCSRPYVLFMVLTCIIESLACSGKIGNVLVNYRSVEKKDKNFAQGITLMMISLFALIPGPIIYGAIIDSTCLIWEESCGTRGNCWFHHGRNFRYLVNITSAAFSMIGVLFDAAVCYLGKDLDLYGAQDADKRREFVKEDTAPSIADGEKKREINGNVN